tatttaactttcatataaactTATATCATCTCATATCAGAATCTAAACAAGCATTTAGGTTTGTGGTGGTTTTGATTTCATgtagaataataaataagagtaatgttagatataattttaagacattcaaattttataagttaatttattattattatttttttttaagaaagttcataaaaaatatttgtttttctaaATATAAATTCCAGATTTaccaatcattttttaaaaaaggaaatgaacATAAATTGCAAACTGGgctgtaaaaatcatttccaaagTTAAAGAACTCGCCGCTCGGGGCACCATAGTCAACGACTCACAGCTGACTCgctttcaaaaggaaaaaaccCCCCACCAAACCCTCGCCGTTGCTGGTCTAACCTTAAACCTTCAGTCAGGGTTTTCCCACGATTTCCAGCATACTACGCCCTCGACATTCTTCCCAGATTGTAGATTCGTAGTTCAGGTTAGCATTCTCCTTCTATTTCTCAATCTCTCAATGCCCTTCATTGCCTTTTCTAGTCATCCAAACGGGATAATACCGTcgccatatttttatttttttttgattggtaagcattttaattgattttgatttttttttaaaattttttatgtcGGTATAATTTGATGCAGATGGCTGCGGGACTTGCTTCGAAATGGTCTCTCGGTATGCGATTTTACAGTTTAATAGGTGCCTGATAGGTTTCGCCATTTAGTTTGGCTTCTATACTTCGTTCTCAAGTTTCCGTTACTAATGTCTACTGGCTACTGCTATAATTCGTTCCCACGTTTCAGTCACTGATATATGCTTCTATAATCCGTACCTTGTGCACCTTATGTTACCTTGAGATGTTGTAAACCATTGTAGTTATGTGATTAGTGTGAGTTTCATTGATGTCCCGTTTGTGCgattaagtaaattttatttcCTGCTGCTAGTCCTGGACATAGTGTGGGACCCTTCCTCATTACTACCCTCCTAGACTCCGTTCGGGGCATTACAACGTGTGAAACAAGTGTCAGACCCATCTTGTAATCGCCTAATGCCTTTGTGTGCATCTCATTTTTGGGTACATAGGAGAAACCAGCATGCACATGTACTTGTTAATCTGAATCCTGAATACCATCTAATCTAATAACAATTTTTTGATTGTGGGACTACACCACAATGAGAGGAAGTGGTAACGATAATTCATGACTGTCAAAATTCCAGTGTCATGATTCTAGAAACTTTTCAGTATGAGTAATTATGATGGATTTAGAAGAGTTAATTATACTTTTTCCATCCAAGCTTTTGTGGTTAGTCCTAATTATACTTTATCTCTTTGAGTTTTGACAAGTTATATTACACATTTTTTGTGAACCAATAAAGTGATGCCATATCAGGTGTTGCTCTTGGATTTGTCCTGCATACTTGCCCTCTTTCCTATTCTTCTGATCAATAAACTTTTGTTTActgataatataaataaataaatacagtgATGCCACGTCATATATTTGAGACCCTAGTTGAAGATTTGGGAGATTTAGGACTGGTAAAGTGTGTTGGTGATTtctctgatatgtacgttccaCAAGGACACAATGGCAGTTgaggaagaaaatgaataaggatcGTGTTCCACTAGGATGTAAAATAGATCATGAAATGGCATAATTTCATTAGTACTCTAAAATGTTTCATCTAGTTCAAAGTGCAAGAAAGTTTAACTGGTTGGAAGTGTCAAAGAATAGGACAATTAGGTTTGATCACAAGGAGCTAAAACTGGTTTACCCATAACCTGTATTCTTGTTAAGCGCACGACACTTTTAACTGGGATATCTAAACGCAATTTTTTGAACTATGCTTTGTTTACTTTCCTGGCTATATTTTGTTTGCACATTCCAGATTTGTGTGATGCATGTCTTGGAATATGTGTGAACTGCATACATTCAATAAACCCAAAAACATTGAGAATGTTTGTGTAACAAAAATTGAGAAAagattttttggtttgttttgtgtttgtgtttgtaaAATAGGTAAAATGGATGGGGCTGGGCCATTGGAAAgatgtttgaaatgaaaaaaaaaatatgagatgtgtttttggtgtttttgaaaaagttgaggTCCACTCAAAGTAAAAATGTTTTGTGAGAGTTGTTTTTGGgtatttttgaaaatagtgGGGTTCGCTAATGATTAGACAAAATTTGTTGGGAGGTGAAACATTATTCTAGGTTCTAAACATGTTTGTGCTGagacttgaaaaaaaattatgaaaaccaTATTTGGGTCCTTAACCTTGAGGGGTAGCTCAATTGATTaggccttgggtttgctccccaatggtcACCAGTTTGAGTCCCCACAGGGCCACTGGAGGTTTACCTGGCCGTTAACTTTAGGGCCCCTTGGGATTAGTTGAGGTGCGCGCATcacacttatcaaaaaaagattaGTTGAGGTGCTCGCAAGCTGGCTTGGACACCcgctgattaaaaaaaaaaaaaaaattatttgggtCCATGGTTGGCAAACATGATCAATAGTTtctagttataaaaaaaaaaaaaacgttaaaaaagaaaaagaaaaacatgttTATGTTCTTGTTTGGCAGACACTGTCATTAGTTTtgttgtattgatattttttatctgATTGACTCACTGCGCCTTATTCCATGTACTGgggaaaaattaacaaaaactaCTAGTGGGTCGTTCATTGTTGGGTGGCCTCAACAACAACTTGTCTAGTTTACTTGGCACATCGAATGGGATAACTTGCAGCCATTCCTTATCGCTGGTCAGTGTTTTTCTCCTTTGCTGTTTTGGTTATTattatgatgatgatcatttttaTTCACTTATAGTTATCGAAAATAATGGACAGAATAGCAACTTTTGATGGGCTAAATGGTGAAGCCTAGGTGCTATTGCCAACCTTAATTATTTAGAAGAGGCATGAACATGTGGTTGCTTTCATTTATATGGAGTTTTGTCAGACGTGCCATCTTTTTAActatgttttcaaatttatgaGATGCATCAATCAAACTTTTTGACTGTCTGGAGATCATAGCACCTGGAAACCCTCAGTTCAGTTTGGAATTCCGCTGGGGAGGGAGGAAAAGATGATCAATCAAGCCTGTGCCAGTTTTGGTTCCCCTTGGAAGGAATAACTGTTTTAACTCTCTCTCTTAGAAAGCTGAGAGGAAGTTATCAAAATTACCTACATTTTCTTGGTGTGTGCAAAAGCACCCCTAATAAGTGGCTACGAATGTTAGTCCATTTTGCTAAACCATAATTAAAGGTTCTCTGTTATTACCTcattttggaaataattttagtttttgttgtgTGCAATTTTACAGCAGCAAAGAACTTTCATTCAGATGCGAACGGTTCTCAAAGTTGTGGACAACTCCGGGGCTAAAAAGGTGATGTGCATACAAGCTTTAAAGGGGAAGAAAGGTGCAAGACTGGGAGACACTATAATTGCATCAGTGAAGGAAGCCCATCCAAATGGAAAAGTAAAGAAGGGAAAGGTTGTATATGGCGTTGTTGTACGTGCTGCAATGCAACGCGGCCGCTGTGATGGCAGTGAGGTGAAGTTTGATGACAATGCTGTGGTGCTTGTTGACAAGCAAGGCCAACCGATTGGGACAAGAGTTTTTGGGCCTGTCCCACATGAGCTGAGGAAGAAAAAGCACGTCAAGATTCTCACTTTGGCAGGGCATATTGCCTGAAGTATGGAGCACCAGGCATGGATCAAGTAGATCGAGCGAATGCATCGTTATACTCTTGAAATTTGGTTGAATGCCCGCTCTTATCTATTTGTCATGCTAttttgaaaggaaaacaaatatatgcggaaaagaaaacaatgatgTCAATAAATAGAGCATCACATCACAATTTGGCAATATGACTGTAGCAAACGGCCGAGGACAATATTTCAATGAAAAACATTCAGTTGGTAAAAACTGAAAACTAGTCTCCACATGATTCAGAGAGAATGATTCTGCTGGTGATTAACGGAGTCTCTGTTCATGGTTTTCTGTTTtcgctttttgttttttagaatgtatctaggtgttttcttttgtatactttctgtATTATATACTTCACCAAAAAGCAGTAATTTTGAAAACGTTGTCGACCAGGCCAGATATAAGCAGCGTTATGCATTAGCAACTCTTATCTATacttgcataaaaaaaatccttacctataatctaatatagaccCACCACTCATTCACCACTGAGTAGAGCAATGAGCCCAAATCTCCTTGTGTATAACCTTATTTCCAGGCGGCTTCTTGTGGGTCATTGTTTGGTAGACAAAAGGCTAACACACCTTGGCCACTTTTGAAGTATGTCTTTCCTTGCTTACCTTTTTTCTTATAGTCTCTCAGCAAGGCTCGAAATTCATACACCATGGACTATATAGAATATATCAAGAACAAGATTATCCTCCACCTCAAGGTTCAGGCGCAATTTGCCCGAGTCAACTAGGTTCCCATTTCAGTTACCGCAAATTCTAAGTGCAGAGGTGAACCTGACTATATTTTGGGCTTCAATACGATTAGGCAAAGGGGATTGCAAAAGTGGACTCTTTTTCTTGTCTTCCACAAGCCGAAATAAATTTAGCATTCAACCAAACGGCTAAAAAGAATGTTTAGACTATTGACTTTGGTGGGGTGCGCCAGGCCCGTGTTGTAGTGCAAAACATGGGCGACGCTCGAGAGCCCCAGTAGCAAGCTACTGTGATGGGCACTCcgcctaaaaaaattaatttaatatcatGTGACCCGATGGGCCACGTATCAGATATTAAACTGATAAGAACAGATACTACACTTGATCTTAGCCAAAAGGCCGAGAAAGGTATGAGTTTCCTCTCTAACAACTGCTCTGTTTTATTTCGATCTTCTTAGGCGCCCATCTCTATCTTTCTCTATGTGGGACTACACTgtcttacttttttaatttaatatatggcATAGTTGGCATTCGGGTGTTCTTTTCGTCCGAACCTC
This genomic interval from Carya illinoinensis cultivar Pawnee chromosome 2, C.illinoinensisPawnee_v1, whole genome shotgun sequence contains the following:
- the LOC122300569 gene encoding 50S ribosomal protein HLP, mitochondrial-like isoform X1: MAAGLASKWSLGMRFYSLIVGRSLLGGLNNNLSSLLGTSNGITCSHSLSLQQRTFIQMRTVLKVVDNSGAKKVMCIQALKGKKGARLGDTIIASVKEAHPNGKVKKGKVVYGVVVRAAMQRGRCDGSEVKFDDNAVVLVDKQGQPIGTRVFGPVPHELRKKKHVKILTLAGHIA
- the LOC122300569 gene encoding 50S ribosomal protein HLP, mitochondrial-like isoform X2, whose product is MAAGLASKWSLVGRSLLGGLNNNLSSLLGTSNGITCSHSLSLQQRTFIQMRTVLKVVDNSGAKKVMCIQALKGKKGARLGDTIIASVKEAHPNGKVKKGKVVYGVVVRAAMQRGRCDGSEVKFDDNAVVLVDKQGQPIGTRVFGPVPHELRKKKHVKILTLAGHIA